From one bacterium genomic stretch:
- a CDS encoding transposase, with protein sequence KYECVYLRDLENGIQARDWIGAWLRLYNEERPHSSLSNDRTPMEEYQLQKAA encoded by the coding sequence TCAAGTACGAGTGCGTCTACCTGCGCGATCTGGAGAACGGCATCCAGGCACGCGACTGGATTGGGGCGTGGCTGCGGCTGTACAATGAGGAGAGGCCCCATTCGAGCCTCAGCAACGACAGGACCCCGATGGAGGAGTACCAACTGCAGAAGGCGGCATGA